The Desulfosporosinus acidiphilus SJ4 genome has a window encoding:
- a CDS encoding NADH peroxidase: MKKFVCSVCGYVFEGNEAPEKCPQCGASKDKFSEKKEGQLAWADEHKIGVAQGVDPEILEGLRANFTGECTEVGMYLAMSRQADREGYPEVAEAYKRIAFEEAEHAARFAEMLGEVVFPDTKKNLEARVEAEYGACQGKKDIATKAKQLNYDAIHDTVHEMCKDEARHGKAFKGLLERYFK, encoded by the coding sequence ATTAAGAAATTTGTATGTTCAGTATGTGGATATGTATTTGAAGGAAATGAGGCACCAGAAAAATGTCCGCAGTGTGGAGCATCGAAAGACAAATTCTCAGAGAAAAAAGAAGGGCAGCTTGCATGGGCTGATGAGCATAAAATTGGAGTAGCCCAGGGCGTTGATCCGGAAATCCTTGAAGGATTAAGAGCTAATTTTACCGGAGAATGCACTGAAGTTGGTATGTACCTAGCTATGAGCAGGCAGGCAGATCGAGAAGGTTACCCTGAAGTTGCTGAAGCCTATAAGAGAATCGCCTTTGAAGAAGCAGAACATGCTGCTAGATTTGCAGAAATGCTGGGCGAAGTGGTGTTTCCTGATACGAAAAAGAATTTGGAAGCAAGAGTTGAAGCCGAATACGGTGCTTGCCAAGGTAAAAAGGACATCGCCACTAAGGCTAAACAACTGAACTACGATGCTATTCATGATACGGTTCACGAAATGTGCAAGGACGAAGCCCGACATGGCAAGGCTTTTAAAGGACTTTTGGAGAGATATTTTAAATAA
- a CDS encoding TetR family transcriptional regulator, producing the protein MNLDKISLDKEIILNATEEVIRRFGPDKANITDVAKLLKVSHAALYRYYNGKTDLWNAVTDRWLTSLHAPSNDILKEDNPADIKLFHLLEDFAEAKRRSAINDPEMFANYIKLAHSSMEVIEKSIEEGINRIKEIIDQGISEGIFFTESPDQAARSVYLSTGVFINPNSFEDPNRKQNIESVINLLIRGLKNPNN; encoded by the coding sequence ATGAATTTGGATAAGATCTCGTTAGATAAAGAAATAATCCTCAATGCAACAGAAGAAGTTATTCGCCGTTTCGGACCAGACAAAGCGAATATCACTGACGTAGCAAAGCTATTAAAGGTTAGCCATGCTGCCCTTTATAGATATTATAATGGAAAAACTGACCTTTGGAACGCTGTTACAGATCGTTGGCTCACAAGTTTGCATGCTCCTTCAAATGATATTTTGAAAGAAGATAATCCTGCTGATATTAAACTTTTTCATTTACTCGAAGACTTTGCGGAAGCTAAACGCCGCAGTGCTATTAATGACCCGGAAATGTTTGCAAATTATATTAAACTAGCACACAGCTCAATGGAAGTAATTGAAAAAAGTATAGAAGAAGGTATTAATCGTATCAAGGAGATTATAGATCAAGGAATTTCGGAAGGTATCTTTTTTACGGAATCTCCTGATCAAGCGGCAAGATCCGTATATCTTTCAACCGGTGTTTTTATCAACCCAAACTCATTTGAAGATCCGAATCGAAAACAGAACATAGAATCTGTTATAAATCTCCTGATAAGAGGACTTAAAAATCCTAATAACTGA
- a CDS encoding NADP-dependent oxidoreductase — protein sequence MRISVTGATDLHEPSVDTSAATSRAVLLESFGGPEVLNVREVPAPQAGSGQIRVRVTAAGLNPMDWFMTSDADTATRFGLSLPSGFGTDYAGIVDQVGDGVTEFAVGDRVFGGALSRAVADYVVVDVAVTIAAGSDAHHTPDGVDDRTAATLTIAGCTASAALAVVNLGPDDTVLIGGAGGGVGVFTVQLARLAGARVIGTGSAISADALRALGAEPVPYGEGMVERIRALAPAGVTAAIDLYGTDTMQAARELGVPDERITTIAAQVDGITPANGANAAPGAIEEIARLVAAGRLRVPIAASFPMEQIRAAVELQAGRHVHGKIVIDI from the coding sequence ATGCGTATTTCTGTAACAGGAGCAACAGATTTGCACGAACCGAGCGTCGACACATCGGCGGCCACGAGCAGAGCGGTCTTGCTCGAGTCATTCGGCGGTCCTGAGGTCCTCAACGTCCGCGAAGTACCGGCTCCGCAGGCCGGCTCGGGGCAGATTCGCGTGCGCGTCACTGCGGCCGGACTGAACCCGATGGACTGGTTCATGACCTCCGACGCAGACACCGCCACTCGTTTCGGCTTGAGCCTGCCGTCCGGGTTCGGAACCGATTATGCCGGGATTGTGGACCAGGTCGGTGACGGTGTGACCGAGTTCGCGGTTGGCGACCGAGTGTTCGGCGGCGCTCTCTCCCGCGCAGTAGCCGACTACGTAGTAGTAGATGTGGCTGTGACCATCGCGGCAGGCAGCGACGCGCACCACACCCCCGACGGTGTCGACGACCGCACCGCCGCCACCCTTACTATCGCGGGCTGCACGGCCTCCGCCGCTCTCGCCGTGGTCAACCTCGGCCCAGACGACACGGTGCTCATTGGCGGCGCGGGAGGCGGGGTCGGCGTGTTCACCGTCCAACTCGCTCGGCTCGCGGGCGCGCGAGTGATCGGAACGGGATCGGCGATCTCGGCCGATGCCCTGCGTGCCCTTGGAGCCGAGCCGGTCCCCTATGGCGAAGGCATGGTTGAACGGATCCGCGCCCTGGCTCCCGCCGGCGTCACTGCGGCGATCGACCTGTACGGGACAGACACGATGCAGGCGGCACGAGAACTTGGCGTTCCCGACGAGCGCATCACCACCATCGCAGCACAGGTCGACGGGATCACGCCGGCAAACGGTGCTAACGCCGCCCCTGGAGCCATAGAAGAGATTGCTCGCCTGGTCGCAGCGGGCCGGCTCCGTGTGCCCATCGCAGCAAGTTTCCCGATGGAGCAGATCCGCGCGGCGGTCGAGCTTCAAGCCGGCCGGCACGTGCACGGCAAGATCGTCATCGACATCTAG
- the queG gene encoding tRNA epoxyqueuosine(34) reductase QueG has translation MSVNEWQDWKRKLREWAFDLGFAAVGFTTAEPVEGLDSLLEVRLDQGVSTPFESREIRERVDPRVVWPDCQGVVALAYPHPSTAVPNQGEGILARSAIGEDYHRVIQKKLHELSERMTGSHWPGALRWQVDTGPLVERAFAVRAGIGWIGRNQQLIIPGYGSFAGLALLLLDHELPSDELVQNHCGSCRKCIEACPAQILGKDIFAAKNCYSYITQSKEVLTPAERIGLGNRIFGCDTCQEVCPHNQKRVREELRELSIPGKKRGADLLGILNLTKGEFRERFLHTAAGWRGKGVLQRNAFLALRNMQDPRLNSWLAQREKSLPPILTPYLEEAVGEQEHKGSVKGTIIT, from the coding sequence TTGAGTGTAAACGAATGGCAGGATTGGAAAAGGAAGCTGCGGGAATGGGCTTTTGATTTAGGTTTCGCGGCTGTCGGATTTACCACTGCCGAACCGGTTGAGGGACTTGATAGTTTGTTGGAGGTTCGCCTTGATCAAGGTGTGTCCACGCCTTTTGAAAGCCGAGAAATCCGGGAGAGGGTTGATCCCAGGGTTGTTTGGCCGGACTGTCAGGGAGTCGTTGCTTTAGCTTATCCGCACCCTTCAACGGCTGTTCCGAATCAAGGGGAGGGCATCTTAGCTCGCTCGGCAATTGGTGAAGATTATCACCGTGTCATTCAGAAGAAATTGCACGAGTTGAGCGAGAGAATGACCGGCAGCCATTGGCCGGGAGCTTTGCGGTGGCAGGTTGACACGGGGCCTTTGGTTGAGAGAGCATTTGCAGTACGAGCAGGTATTGGCTGGATTGGGCGAAACCAGCAGCTGATTATTCCCGGCTATGGTTCCTTTGCAGGGCTGGCGCTGTTATTGCTGGATCATGAGCTTCCCAGTGACGAGCTGGTTCAGAACCATTGTGGTTCTTGTCGGAAATGTATAGAAGCTTGTCCTGCTCAAATTCTTGGTAAAGACATCTTCGCGGCTAAGAACTGTTATTCATATATTACGCAGAGTAAAGAAGTTCTCACCCCAGCAGAGAGGATCGGACTGGGAAACCGGATATTCGGTTGTGATACCTGCCAGGAAGTATGTCCTCACAATCAAAAAAGGGTTAGGGAAGAGCTGAGGGAATTATCGATACCCGGGAAGAAGCGGGGAGCGGATTTGCTGGGTATTTTGAACTTAACTAAGGGAGAGTTTCGGGAACGTTTTCTTCACACGGCAGCAGGATGGCGGGGGAAAGGAGTTCTGCAGCGGAATGCTTTTTTGGCCTTGCGCAATATGCAGGACCCGCGGCTCAACTCTTGGCTGGCCCAAAGGGAAAAATCACTGCCGCCGATATTAACTCCGTATCTGGAAGAAGCCGTGGGAGAACAAGAACATAAAGGGAGTGTAAAAGGGACGATTATAACCTAA
- a CDS encoding aminotransferase class I/II-fold pyridoxal phosphate-dependent enzyme: MNQYLASHVANLPPSGIRKFFDLVATMKDVISLGVGEPDFVTPWTVRESGIFSLEQGQTMYTSNAGLFELREELAHHLNVTLGLSYDPLKEILITTGASEAVDLVMRAVLEPGNIVLVPDPSYVSYGPCATLAGASVRYVPTHAEENFRLRVKDLEQSYSPEVKLLVLSYPNNPTGAIMQYEDLLPIAEFVKEHDLLVLADDIYSDLTYEGTHTSFASLPGMHDRTLFVSGFSKSYAMTGWRIGYVAGHPDLISGMTKIHQYTMLCAPITGQVAALEALRSASEAKDEMVAAYDRRRRLMVHGFRAMGLECFEPLGAFYVFPDISRTKLSSETFAEELLKEEKVAVVPGTAFGPSGEGFIRCSYAYSLEQLEEALERIARFVKQRLS; encoded by the coding sequence ATGAACCAATACCTAGCCAGCCATGTCGCAAATCTGCCGCCCTCAGGAATCCGCAAGTTTTTCGATTTGGTAGCAACCATGAAGGACGTTATATCTCTGGGGGTAGGCGAACCTGACTTTGTTACCCCTTGGACTGTGCGTGAAAGCGGCATTTTCTCCCTTGAACAGGGGCAGACCATGTACACCAGCAACGCCGGACTCTTTGAACTGAGGGAAGAACTCGCCCACCATTTAAACGTAACTTTGGGCCTTTCTTATGACCCGTTAAAGGAAATTCTGATTACAACGGGAGCCAGTGAGGCAGTAGACTTAGTTATGCGCGCTGTCCTTGAACCGGGAAATATTGTCTTAGTTCCCGACCCTTCTTATGTATCTTACGGCCCCTGCGCAACCTTAGCCGGCGCCAGTGTGCGCTATGTCCCAACTCACGCCGAGGAAAACTTTCGTCTGCGGGTTAAGGATTTGGAGCAATCCTATTCGCCGGAAGTAAAACTCTTGGTATTATCCTATCCCAATAATCCTACCGGGGCTATTATGCAGTACGAAGACCTTCTTCCCATTGCCGAATTTGTAAAAGAGCATGATCTGCTCGTACTGGCTGATGATATTTATTCCGATCTTACCTACGAAGGCACTCATACGTCATTTGCCAGTCTGCCCGGAATGCATGACCGTACTCTTTTCGTCAGCGGTTTCTCAAAATCTTACGCCATGACAGGCTGGCGAATCGGTTACGTTGCCGGACACCCCGACCTGATCAGCGGAATGACGAAAATCCATCAATACACCATGCTTTGTGCCCCAATTACCGGTCAAGTCGCCGCTCTTGAAGCCTTGCGTTCCGCTTCCGAGGCAAAAGACGAAATGGTAGCAGCTTATGACCGCAGGCGCCGCCTTATGGTCCATGGTTTTCGAGCCATGGGACTGGAGTGTTTCGAACCCTTAGGTGCCTTTTACGTATTCCCGGATATATCAAGAACGAAGTTATCCTCCGAAACCTTTGCTGAAGAACTCTTAAAGGAGGAAAAGGTCGCAGTTGTCCCCGGGACCGCCTTCGGTCCGTCTGGCGAAGGGTTTATCCGCTGTTCCTACGCCTATTCCCTTGAACAGCTTGAAGAAGCCTTGGAACGAATCGCTCGTTTTGTTAAGCAGAGATTATCTTAG
- a CDS encoding Lrp/AsnC family transcriptional regulator — MLTPEDRKLLKIIAEDCRLGPEELSLQTGLSAEYIKQRINDWEKEKVIAGYQPIINWERTGDEKVRALIEVKVLPQRGYGFDKIAKRLQKFPEIKSLMLMSGGYDLALLIEGKTMQDVALFVAEKLAPLEHIQSTATHFVLRRYKQDGVELLGEEETLQRLVISP, encoded by the coding sequence ATGCTCACGCCGGAAGACCGTAAATTGCTGAAAATTATTGCGGAAGACTGCCGCTTAGGACCGGAAGAACTCTCCCTGCAAACCGGTTTGTCAGCGGAATACATCAAACAGCGCATTAATGATTGGGAGAAAGAAAAAGTCATTGCCGGCTACCAGCCCATTATAAATTGGGAACGAACCGGGGATGAAAAAGTTCGTGCTCTCATCGAAGTTAAAGTCCTGCCGCAGCGCGGTTATGGTTTTGACAAAATCGCCAAACGGCTGCAAAAGTTCCCAGAAATCAAATCGTTAATGCTTATGTCCGGAGGATATGACCTCGCTCTGCTCATCGAAGGCAAGACCATGCAGGATGTTGCTCTTTTTGTGGCCGAAAAATTAGCGCCTCTCGAACATATTCAGAGTACTGCTACTCATTTCGTACTGCGCCGCTATAAGCAGGACGGAGTGGAACTTTTAGGTGAGGAAGAGACGCTTCAACGTCTTGTGATCTCGCCATGA
- a CDS encoding aconitate hydratase has protein sequence MGQNLTQKIIASHLAAGDLNESHEIALRIDQTLTQDATGTMAYLQFEAMNLARVRTECSVSYIDHNTLQTGFENADDHAFLQSAAARFGTYFSRPGNGICHQVHLERFAKPGKTLLGSDSHTPTAGGMGMLAIGAGGLDVAVAMGGGPFYLPNPKVLCVWLTGKLSDWVSAKDIILEVLRSLSVKGGVGKIIEYAGPGVKTLTVPERATITNMGAELGASSSIFPSDEQTLRFLEAQGRAEDWVPLTADEDASYDETLEIDLSRLVPMIAQPHSPDNVVPVSEIAGKPVDQVAIGSCTNSSYQDLMRVSQILKGKHVHPKVSLVISPGSRQVLTMLADNGALTDLLDSGARLLESTCGPCIGMGQSPISKAVSVRTFNRNFMGRSGTQDASVFLAGPEVAAACALTGSLTDPRTLDLPPAIEMPREFRIDDSMILPPGDPETPIQRGPNIQPLPLAPKLEDNLSLPIVLKLGNNITTDDIMPAGSKILPLRSNIPAISEFVFHKIDPQFAARAKSFKQSAIVAGHNYGQGSSREHAALAPMYLGLRVVLAQSFARIHRANLINFGILPLTFVHEEDLARLQPETVLNFTGLHQAIRSSEPFALTLNNDPNPIWVKHDLSERQANILLAGGLLNATKAAANSEAKYSTVI, from the coding sequence ATGGGACAGAACTTAACTCAAAAAATAATTGCATCCCATTTAGCAGCCGGTGACTTGAATGAAAGTCATGAAATCGCTCTGCGGATTGACCAGACATTAACCCAGGATGCCACAGGCACAATGGCTTACTTGCAATTCGAAGCCATGAATCTTGCGAGGGTCCGAACTGAATGCTCGGTTAGCTATATAGATCACAATACGCTGCAAACCGGCTTTGAAAACGCAGATGACCATGCCTTTCTCCAAAGTGCCGCCGCGCGTTTCGGAACCTATTTTTCCCGTCCAGGCAACGGAATTTGCCACCAAGTACATCTGGAACGCTTTGCCAAGCCCGGCAAAACTCTTCTCGGTTCAGACAGTCATACCCCGACAGCCGGAGGTATGGGAATGCTGGCCATCGGCGCCGGCGGCCTCGATGTGGCTGTTGCCATGGGAGGCGGACCTTTCTATCTTCCCAACCCCAAAGTTCTGTGCGTCTGGCTGACCGGAAAGCTGTCCGACTGGGTTTCAGCGAAAGACATCATCTTAGAAGTATTACGCAGCCTCTCAGTCAAAGGAGGCGTGGGCAAGATCATTGAATATGCCGGACCCGGAGTTAAAACTCTGACGGTTCCTGAGCGGGCAACCATCACCAATATGGGCGCTGAGTTGGGTGCTTCTTCTTCAATTTTCCCCAGTGATGAACAAACCCTGCGCTTTTTGGAAGCACAAGGACGAGCAGAAGATTGGGTCCCGCTCACTGCAGATGAGGACGCGTCTTATGATGAAACACTGGAAATTGATCTTTCGCGCCTGGTGCCGATGATTGCTCAACCTCACAGCCCTGACAATGTGGTTCCTGTCAGTGAAATTGCCGGCAAGCCTGTCGATCAGGTAGCCATCGGGAGTTGTACCAACTCTTCTTATCAAGATTTAATGCGGGTAAGTCAAATCCTTAAAGGGAAGCACGTGCATCCCAAAGTAAGCCTGGTCATTTCTCCGGGGTCCCGCCAAGTCTTAACTATGCTTGCCGACAACGGAGCTCTTACGGATCTACTGGACAGCGGTGCTCGTCTCCTAGAATCGACTTGCGGACCCTGTATCGGAATGGGTCAATCCCCAATTTCCAAAGCTGTCTCTGTCCGCACCTTCAACCGGAATTTCATGGGACGAAGCGGAACCCAAGATGCCTCAGTCTTTTTAGCAGGTCCGGAAGTCGCCGCAGCTTGTGCCTTAACAGGTTCTTTAACAGACCCGCGAACACTGGACTTGCCGCCGGCCATTGAAATGCCCCGGGAATTCCGGATTGATGACAGCATGATACTACCGCCGGGAGACCCCGAAACCCCCATTCAACGCGGCCCCAATATTCAACCCCTGCCCCTTGCTCCTAAGCTTGAAGACAACTTAAGCTTACCGATTGTTCTCAAACTCGGAAACAATATTACCACGGACGACATTATGCCTGCAGGCTCAAAGATCCTCCCGCTCCGTTCCAACATCCCAGCCATTTCAGAATTCGTCTTCCATAAAATTGATCCTCAGTTTGCTGCCAGAGCAAAATCCTTTAAACAAAGCGCCATCGTGGCGGGACACAATTATGGTCAAGGCTCAAGTCGTGAACACGCTGCCCTGGCTCCCATGTATTTAGGTCTGCGTGTCGTTTTGGCTCAAAGTTTCGCTCGAATCCATCGTGCTAACTTAATCAATTTCGGCATCCTTCCCCTAACGTTTGTCCATGAGGAAGATCTGGCCCGGCTGCAGCCTGAGACAGTTCTTAATTTTACCGGTCTTCATCAGGCTATCCGCTCCTCTGAACCCTTTGCTCTCACTCTGAATAATGACCCAAACCCCATTTGGGTTAAACACGATCTTTCAGAACGACAAGCAAATATTCTTTTAGCAGGTGGTCTGCTTAACGCAACAAAAGCGGCAGCAAACTCCGAAGCCAAATATTCCACTGTTATATAG
- a CDS encoding FmdB family zinc ribbon protein: MYEFRCPSCGSLTTELCKLGENGESLSCPGCGHKGLAKKISKFSSPGVKGSSGGTCSPGCHGNCSGCH, encoded by the coding sequence ATGTATGAATTCAGGTGTCCAAGTTGTGGTTCACTGACCACAGAATTATGCAAGCTGGGTGAAAATGGAGAGTCCTTATCCTGTCCCGGATGCGGGCATAAAGGGCTTGCCAAAAAGATATCTAAGTTTTCAAGTCCCGGAGTAAAAGGAAGCAGCGGTGGGACTTGTTCTCCCGGGTGCCACGGCAACTGTTCCGGGTGTCATTGA
- a CDS encoding tRNA (cytidine(34)-2'-O)-methyltransferase: MVEPEIPPNTGNVARLCAATGAALHLVKPLGFSIDDKHLKRAGLDYWHLLDIYYYENFNEFEEKNPHGLRYLATTKGGRSYSDIVYEPGGYLIFGKETKGLSPEILARYPDKTIRLPMRAEARSLNLSNSVAVVVYEVLRQWGFPSLV; the protein is encoded by the coding sequence ATGGTTGAGCCGGAAATCCCGCCTAATACGGGAAATGTGGCTCGGCTTTGTGCTGCAACGGGAGCTGCACTCCATTTAGTAAAACCCCTTGGTTTCAGTATTGATGATAAGCACTTAAAGCGTGCCGGTTTAGATTATTGGCATCTTCTGGATATTTATTATTATGAGAATTTTAACGAATTTGAAGAGAAGAATCCTCACGGACTTCGTTACTTAGCAACGACAAAAGGTGGCCGTTCCTACAGCGACATAGTCTATGAACCGGGAGGATATTTAATTTTCGGCAAGGAAACGAAAGGACTTTCGCCCGAAATTTTGGCTCGTTATCCGGACAAGACCATCAGATTGCCCATGCGTGCTGAAGCGCGTTCCTTAAACTTGTCAAATTCAGTAGCTGTTGTTGTCTATGAAGTTTTGCGTCAATGGGGCTTCCCGAGTCTTGTTTAA
- a CDS encoding MTAP family purine nucleoside phosphorylase has protein sequence MIPKVDVGLICGSSTNSISFLEDLKIPGTKVLGNALIFNTPYGPSPEFTHFSYAGKEALTCRMHGWRQGVTRAQASQQIFWVFHQAGVHVVLTEGGVGGVNHLLKPRDIVIPHDYLDFSMRKDVSIGLPYLLTMRNAVCPDLIKVLQETVMQNQPPRYVFDRGVYVCTDGRHFESPSEVQMFKQMGGDVIGQSMCPEVYMAREIGAHYATVQLVVNYAEGIVKDWEHEELADIFYNQSGFAGRILLSAMALLPQTFSCSCLELRQPTMLRDKLEPKSTEE, from the coding sequence ATGATACCCAAGGTTGACGTTGGGTTAATATGCGGGTCGAGTACGAATTCAATTTCCTTCCTTGAGGATTTAAAAATTCCCGGCACAAAAGTACTGGGTAACGCTTTGATATTTAATACCCCTTATGGACCTTCCCCGGAATTTACTCATTTTTCCTATGCAGGCAAAGAGGCTTTAACCTGCAGGATGCATGGCTGGAGGCAGGGAGTTACGAGAGCCCAGGCTTCTCAGCAAATTTTTTGGGTGTTTCATCAAGCGGGAGTTCACGTAGTTTTAACTGAAGGCGGGGTAGGGGGAGTAAATCACCTGCTGAAACCACGCGATATTGTCATTCCTCACGATTACTTGGACTTCTCAATGCGGAAAGATGTGTCTATCGGGCTCCCCTATTTACTGACCATGCGCAATGCCGTTTGCCCTGACTTGATTAAGGTTTTGCAGGAGACCGTTATGCAAAACCAGCCTCCGCGCTATGTATTTGACCGCGGGGTTTACGTTTGTACTGACGGGCGGCATTTTGAAAGTCCTTCGGAAGTACAGATGTTTAAACAAATGGGCGGCGACGTCATCGGGCAATCCATGTGCCCTGAAGTCTATATGGCCCGGGAAATCGGAGCCCATTATGCTACGGTTCAGCTTGTTGTCAACTATGCTGAAGGAATTGTTAAGGATTGGGAGCACGAGGAATTGGCAGATATTTTCTATAATCAGTCCGGTTTTGCAGGCAGAATTTTGTTAAGCGCTATGGCATTGCTTCCCCAAACCTTTTCCTGTTCTTGTTTGGAGCTGCGCCAACCGACAATGCTGCGGGACAAGCTCGAACCTAAGTCAACGGAGGAATAG
- a CDS encoding glycosyltransferase family 4 protein, which translates to MAYILTFALALVIAAVCTPLTMKLAHKWGAIAYPGGRHVHKKPIPRLGGLALYAGFWLAAAITQQWDLSYWGLFLGSTLIMLVGVCDDIWEIRPMVKLFWQIASAALLFGFNFSMDKFSLPLIPSINLSGSWLGVIGFALMLFWIVGLVNTVNISDGLDGLAAGICFMAALLLFWSANRINSPAAHLTLALAGSLLGFLLFNFPPARVFMGDSGSMFLGYIIGGLSIYGLLKTATVLGVVFPLLVMGMPVTDLTFAIIRRKLRGQSMAAADRGHLHHRLLDAGLTQRQAVLSMYGISACFGISAVLGAEGLWILALVLLLLVFAVLVIILMRRTAMLAVFSRRHSK; encoded by the coding sequence ATGGCCTATATATTAACCTTTGCCTTGGCCTTAGTTATTGCAGCCGTCTGTACCCCATTGACCATGAAACTGGCCCATAAATGGGGGGCTATTGCTTACCCGGGAGGCCGTCATGTCCATAAAAAACCCATTCCCCGCTTGGGCGGATTGGCTTTGTACGCTGGGTTTTGGCTGGCGGCGGCAATAACCCAACAGTGGGATCTATCATACTGGGGGCTATTTTTAGGCAGCACGTTAATTATGTTGGTCGGTGTATGTGATGACATTTGGGAAATTCGTCCGATGGTGAAGCTTTTTTGGCAAATTGCTTCGGCGGCTTTGCTCTTTGGTTTTAATTTTTCTATGGATAAGTTTTCCCTTCCTTTGATTCCGTCCATTAATTTGTCGGGGTCTTGGCTTGGTGTTATAGGTTTTGCTTTAATGCTCTTTTGGATTGTCGGTCTGGTAAATACAGTTAATATCTCGGATGGCTTAGACGGACTGGCTGCAGGAATATGTTTTATGGCGGCACTATTGCTGTTCTGGTCGGCAAATCGAATTAATAGTCCTGCAGCGCATCTGACCTTGGCTTTAGCCGGTTCGCTGCTTGGTTTTTTATTGTTTAATTTCCCCCCGGCCCGGGTTTTTATGGGAGATTCCGGCAGTATGTTTCTCGGATATATTATTGGCGGCCTTTCCATTTACGGACTCCTAAAAACAGCGACAGTTTTAGGCGTAGTTTTCCCGCTTCTCGTCATGGGTATGCCTGTGACGGACTTAACCTTTGCCATTATTCGCCGCAAACTTCGAGGGCAATCCATGGCTGCCGCCGATCGCGGACATTTACATCATCGTCTGCTAGACGCGGGGCTTACTCAGCGTCAAGCCGTTTTGTCAATGTATGGAATCAGTGCCTGCTTTGGAATTTCTGCAGTCTTGGGAGCTGAAGGACTGTGGATATTAGCCTTAGTCCTTCTCCTCCTTGTCTTTGCTGTATTGGTGATTATTTTAATGCGAAGAACGGCAATGCTGGCAGTGTTCAGCAGACGTCACTCAAAATAG
- a CDS encoding glycosyl hydrolase family 18 protein: MPLNIFAFYSGLTEQAKGYPYLVRNENIINQLDIFQTPIQNDGTVQGRPSRKMINEAHAKGIKVYLTVSNLNPGGRFSTGLISRLVRDRQFANYVWGNINNLLAEYQFDGVNLDLEKVSPTDRHLFTQLIQAWSAQFHQANYIVTIDVPAKSSSEPLDPWKGAFDYQAIGRVVDEVILMTYEEHWPASPPGSVASLPWVNENLNYALANIPARKILMGIPLYGYDWSERGGAQSISYQRAVDLAQRHGAPILWDPRQHGLHFRYEAMGIRHTVYFEDPRSTKDKLDLALSKGIRGVALWEMNLSYPAFWEVLQVYSAR, from the coding sequence ATGCCATTGAATATCTTTGCTTTTTATAGCGGCCTTACTGAACAAGCAAAGGGTTATCCCTATTTAGTAAGAAACGAAAACATAATCAATCAGTTAGATATCTTTCAAACACCGATCCAGAATGACGGAACTGTCCAAGGCCGGCCCAGCCGCAAGATGATTAATGAAGCTCATGCCAAAGGAATTAAGGTTTATTTAACGGTGAGCAACTTAAACCCGGGAGGACGCTTTTCTACAGGATTAATATCCCGGTTAGTACGTGATCGGCAATTTGCTAACTATGTTTGGGGGAACATAAACAATCTTCTGGCTGAGTATCAATTTGACGGAGTCAATCTGGATTTAGAAAAAGTAAGTCCGACAGATCGTCATCTCTTTACACAGCTTATTCAAGCCTGGTCAGCTCAGTTCCATCAGGCAAACTATATCGTTACCATTGATGTACCGGCAAAGTCTTCTAGTGAACCTCTTGATCCGTGGAAAGGGGCCTTTGACTATCAAGCGATCGGTCGGGTCGTTGATGAGGTAATCCTTATGACTTATGAAGAACATTGGCCGGCAAGCCCTCCCGGGTCAGTAGCCTCTCTTCCGTGGGTCAATGAGAATTTGAACTATGCTTTGGCCAATATCCCCGCTCGTAAAATCTTAATGGGCATTCCTCTTTATGGGTATGATTGGTCGGAACGCGGGGGAGCCCAAAGCATCAGCTATCAAAGAGCCGTTGACCTTGCTCAACGTCATGGTGCTCCAATCCTTTGGGATCCGAGGCAGCACGGTTTGCATTTCCGCTATGAAGCTATGGGTATAAGACATACCGTTTATTTTGAAGATCCCCGCAGCACGAAAGACAAACTGGACCTTGCTCTAAGCAAAGGCATTCGGGGAGTCGCCCTTTGGGAAATGAACTTGAGTTATCCTGCTTTCTGGGAGGTGCTTCAAGTATATTCGGCAAGATAA